In Mytilus trossulus isolate FHL-02 chromosome 14, PNRI_Mtr1.1.1.hap1, whole genome shotgun sequence, a genomic segment contains:
- the LOC134695731 gene encoding E3 ubiquitin-protein ligase MYCBP2-like, whose protein sequence is MEFCGKSCIHGHPCRGLNGENACLPCLSCNSTNQKHTANDMCMICYTEPLPSSPCIKLECDHIFHYECIRQILEKRWLGSRITFGFLLCPICKTRISHPSLEEVIHPINCLFEDVKIKSLTRLQHDGLFKCDAINTPGGLFYQDPAGYAMERYAYYECSKCGKAYFGGEGRCEHEHNDDFNPADLVCGGCVDISREQECPKHGKDFIEFKCRYCCSLAVFYCFGTTHFCNTCHNNHTVVTNMSKPQLPQCPAAPLGKKLTGTKCPLGLQHPPTGDEFSLGCALCKNLQCF, encoded by the exons ATG GAGTTCTGTGGAAAGAGTTGTATACACGGTCATCCATGCAGGGGACTGAATGGTGAAAATGCATGTCTCCCTTGTCTGTCATGTAACAGTACAAACCAAAAACATACAGCTAACGATATGTGTATGATATGTTATACAGAACCACTGCCTTCCTCGCCCTGCATAAAG TTGGAATGCGATCATATTTTCCACTACGAGTGTATACGCCAGATTCTAGAAAAACGATGGCTAGGATCAAGAATAACATTTGGATTCTTACTATGTCCTATTTGCAAG ACAAGAATCAGTCATCCTTCTTTGGAAGAAGTTATACACCCTATTAACTGTTTATTCGAAGATGTGAAGATCAAATCTTTAACAAGACTACAACATGATGGTCTATTCAAATGTGATGCCATAAACACACCAGGTGGATTATTCTATCAGGATCCAGCAGGATATGCTATGGAAAGATATGCATATTATGAATGTTCAAAATGTGGAAAG gCTTATTTTGGAGGTGAAGGTAGATGTGAACACGAGCATAACGACGATTTTAATCCTGCAGATCTGGTCTGTGGTGGTTGTGTTGATATTTCTAGAGAACAG gAATGTCCAAAACATGGAAAGGATTTTATTGAGTTCAAGTGCCGTTACTGTTGTTCATTAGCAGTTTTCTATTGTTTCGGAACTACACACTTCTGTAACACTTGTCATAACAACCACACTGTTGTCACCAACATGTCAAAACCACAATTACCACAATGCCCGGCAG cTCCTCTTGGGAAAAAGTTAACAGGAACAAAATGTCCTCTTGGATTGCAACACCCTCCAACTGGTGATGAGTTCTCCCTTGGTTGTGCACTCTGCAAAAATCTACAATGCTTTTAA